Within Chitinispirillum alkaliphilum, the genomic segment CTTTCAAAGGATGGCTATGAACCTGTTTTAAAAAACACACGCTGGTTATTGGCAAAACGCCCGGAAAACCTTACCGATAAACAACGGCCCCGCTTAAAGGAACTATTGAGCTATAATATCAAATCTGTCCGTGCTTATCTGCTGCGGGAGGATTTTCAACAATTCTGGGAATATGTGTCTCCGGCATGGGCTATGAAGTTCCTTAATTCATGGATCCGTACAACGATGCTTTCAAAAATTGAACCAATGAAAAAAGTTGCTAAAACACTGCGCAAGCACGAAGAGCTTATAAAAAACTGGTTTTTGACAAAACGACACTATTCCAGTGGGATTGTGGAAGCAATAAATGCCAATGCCAAAATGACTATCAGAACAGCGCATGCATTTAGACAGTTTGAAACG encodes:
- a CDS encoding transposase; the protein is MWKPYLKVIAKKAVNAVNVLDRFHIMKMFNDALDKVRREESAKLSKDGYEPVLKNTRWLLAKRPENLTDKQRPRLKELLSYNIKSVRAYLLREDFQQFWEYVSPAWAMKFLNSWIRTTMLSKIEPMKKVAKTLRKHEELIKNWFLTKRHYSSGIVEAINANAKMTIRTAHAFRQFETLKYALFHKLGGLPLPEITHKFF